From the genome of Triticum aestivum cultivar Chinese Spring chromosome 3B, IWGSC CS RefSeq v2.1, whole genome shotgun sequence, one region includes:
- the LOC123066277 gene encoding CBS domain-containing protein CBSCBSPB3 yields MAARRADAALLTDAQGVLSGILTAEDISGRVIAEGLRPEETSMAKVMTRTPVFVMSNSSATEALQKMVQGKFRHLPVVENGEVTAMLDITKFLWDAISRMEQAAEQGSAIAAAMEGVERQWGNEFAGPHAFIENLRDQMFKPSLSTIISENSSVPVVSPLDLVTVAAKKMREYRVNSVVVMTGNILQGILTSMDLVLRVVAQSLSPEVTLVEKVMTASHGCATLDTSILEALQSMQDGKFRYIPVANKRGQIVACLDALQLAHASISMVEGASGRNDTANAMVQKFWDSALALHPAEEYDEHSEESRTAASDSVEGKQTPPHVGNAFSFKIEDRKGRMHRFSCVSESLDELVSAVAYRLGMENEKANVNLLYDDDEGDRVLLATDGDLVAAIEHARSAGWKVLRLHMEDGSETETGAVSISSLPVDASVPWRGWPSSVGLGIVAGAAAVAGVVVTAYLRRSEL; encoded by the exons ATGGCCGCCAGGCGCGCCGACGCCGCGCTGCTCACCGACGCGCAAGGGGTGCTCTCCGGCATCCTCACGGCCGAG GACATATCGGGTCGAGTGATAGCCGAGGGTCTGAGGCCAGAGGAAACAAGCATGGCCAAGGTGATGACGCGGACTCCGGTTTTCGTCATGTCCAACTCATCGGCCACCGAGGCACTGCAGAAGATGGTCCAAG GCAAATTTAGGCATCTTCCTGTGGTGGAAAATGGTGAAGTCACTGCCATGTTGGACATTACCAAGTTCCTCTGGGATGCAATTTCAAGAATGGAGCAGGCAGCAGAACAAGGCAGTGCTATAGCAGCTGCCATGGAAGGGGTTGAACGGCAGTGGGGAAATGAATTTGCAG GTCCGCACGCATTCATAGAAAATCTTCGAGACCAGATGTTCAAACCTTCTCTGTCAACTATCATATCTGAAAATAGCAG TGTTCCAGTGGTATCTCCTTTAGATCTAGTAACTGTGGCGGCCAAAAAGATGCGAGAATACCGAGTTAACTCAGTGGTTGTCATGACAGGGAACATATTGCAAGGGATCCTCAC CTCCATGGATCTGGTCTTGCGAGTAGTGGCACAAAGTCTGTCCCCCGAGGTAACCCTCGTAGAAAAG GTTATGACTGCAAGTCATGGTTGTGCCACACTGGACACATCAATCCTCGAGGCTCTACAGTCAATGCAAGATGGCAAATTTCGTTATATTCCTGTTGCAAACAAAA GAGGACAGATTGTCGCCTGTTTGGATGCTCTACAGTTAGCCCACGCAAGCATCTCCATG GTTGAGGGAGCCTCCGGACGAAATGATACGGCAAATGCTATGGTTCAGAAGTTTTGGGATTCAGCTCTTGCCTTGCATCCAGCAGAGGAATATGACGAGCATAG TGAAGAGTCTCGTACGGCAGCGTCAGACAGTGTTGAAGGGAAGCAAACACCCCCTCATGTCGGCAACGCGTTCTCTTTCAAAATTGAAGACAGAAAAGGACGGATGCACAGATTCAGTTGCG TTTCAGAGAGTTTGGATGAGCTTGTGTCTGCTGTTGCATACAGATTGGGAATGGAAAACGAGAAGGCGAATGTAAATCTTCTG tatgatgatgatgaaggtgacaGAGTTCTTCTTGCCACTGATGGTGACCTCGTTGCGGCAATTGAGCATGCAAGATCAGCCGGATGGAAG GTTCTGAGGCTGCACATGGAGGACGGTTCCGAGACCGAGACCGGGGCGGTGTCCATTTCCTCGTTGCCTGTAGATGCCTCGGTGCCGTGGAGAGGCTGGCCATCGTCCGTCGGGCTGGGGATTGTTGCCGGCGCGGCTGCGGTCGCCGGCGTCGTGGTAACTGCCTACTTGAGACGCTCCGAGCTCTGA